A genomic region of Pseudomonas frederiksbergensis contains the following coding sequences:
- a CDS encoding ABC transporter permease gives MFKRNSWLSRCITPKTGLPVKVIWSASGLAWVLLVGLWAGLSYGGVVPGMFLPTPGAVLDAAVRLARDGTLGVHVWASLEVVMVGFIVSSLVAVPLGLLMGSFRIVQAFLEPMVNFIRYLPVTSFVPLFILWIGIGLEQRVSVIIFGVFFQQLVMIADVSKGISKDLINASYTLGSKRRDAVLHVIAPASLPGVLDTLRVTMGWAWTYLVVAELVAASSGLGYLSLKAMRGFQVDVIFLAIAIIGLLGLVTDQLFRFLRLRIAAWAQ, from the coding sequence ATGTTCAAGCGAAATTCATGGTTGAGCCGCTGCATCACGCCCAAGACCGGCTTGCCGGTCAAGGTGATCTGGAGCGCCAGCGGCCTGGCCTGGGTGCTGCTGGTCGGCCTCTGGGCCGGGTTGTCCTACGGCGGCGTGGTGCCGGGCATGTTCCTGCCGACACCCGGCGCGGTGCTCGATGCCGCCGTGCGCCTGGCGCGCGACGGCACACTCGGGGTCCACGTTTGGGCGAGCCTGGAAGTGGTGATGGTCGGCTTCATCGTCTCGTCGCTGGTGGCGGTGCCGTTGGGGCTGCTGATGGGCAGCTTCCGCATCGTCCAGGCGTTCCTCGAACCGATGGTCAACTTCATTCGCTACCTGCCGGTGACCTCCTTTGTGCCGCTGTTCATCCTGTGGATCGGCATCGGTCTTGAGCAGCGGGTATCGGTGATCATCTTCGGCGTGTTCTTCCAGCAGTTGGTGATGATTGCGGATGTCTCCAAAGGCATCTCCAAGGACCTGATCAACGCCTCCTACACCCTGGGCTCCAAGCGCCGCGACGCGGTGCTGCATGTGATCGCCCCGGCGTCGTTGCCGGGTGTGCTCGACACCTTGCGCGTCACCATGGGCTGGGCCTGGACGTACCTGGTGGTCGCCGAACTGGTGGCCGCTTCCAGTGGCCTCGGCTATCTGAGCCTCAAAGCCATGCGCGGCTTTCAGGTGGATGTGATCTTTCTGGCGATCGCGATCATCGGCCTGCTGGGCCTGGTCACCGATCAACTGTTCCGTTTCCTTCGACTGAGGATCGCCGCATGGGCTCAGTAA
- a CDS encoding LysR family transcriptional regulator, translating to MAAYNLRQLKYFITTVECGSVAEASRKLYIAQPSISTAIKGLENSFGVQLLIRHHAQGVSLTPSGARFYRKAQELLRMAKEFEQNALADNDVVSGQIDIGCFETVAPLYLPQLIAGFSALYPGVEIRIRDGEQQELVQNLTSGAFDLAILYEHDLDGTIETEPLMPAQRPYALLPADHRFAQQAQVSLRDLCLEPMILLDVQPSRTYFVSLFEELGLTPRIAFSSPSIEMVRGMVGQGFGFSILVTRPHSECTYDGQKVVCVDIVEEVTGSGLVAAWLKRGQLTKPAQLFADYCREQLTAKGRP from the coding sequence GTGGCTGCCTACAATCTGCGTCAATTGAAGTACTTCATTACCACCGTCGAATGCGGCAGCGTCGCCGAGGCGTCGCGTAAGCTGTACATCGCCCAGCCGTCGATTTCCACGGCGATCAAGGGCCTGGAAAACAGCTTTGGCGTGCAGTTGCTGATCCGTCACCACGCCCAGGGCGTTTCCCTGACGCCCAGCGGCGCACGCTTCTACCGCAAGGCTCAGGAACTGCTGCGCATGGCCAAGGAGTTCGAACAGAACGCCCTGGCCGACAACGACGTGGTGTCCGGGCAGATCGATATCGGCTGCTTTGAAACGGTCGCGCCGTTGTACCTGCCGCAATTGATTGCCGGGTTCTCGGCGTTGTATCCGGGGGTGGAAATCCGCATCCGCGACGGTGAGCAGCAAGAGCTGGTGCAGAATTTGACCTCGGGCGCTTTCGATCTGGCGATCCTTTACGAGCACGATCTGGACGGCACCATCGAAACCGAGCCACTGATGCCGGCGCAACGGCCTTACGCACTGCTGCCGGCCGATCATCGTTTTGCCCAGCAAGCGCAGGTGTCCCTGCGTGACCTGTGCCTGGAACCGATGATTCTGCTCGACGTGCAGCCGAGCCGAACCTACTTCGTCAGTTTGTTTGAAGAACTCGGATTGACGCCCAGAATTGCCTTCAGCTCGCCGTCGATCGAGATGGTGCGCGGGATGGTTGGCCAGGGTTTCGGCTTTTCGATTCTGGTCACCCGGCCGCATTCGGAATGCACCTATGACGGGCAGAAAGTGGTGTGCGTGGACATTGTCGAGGAGGTTACCGGTTCGGGGTTGGTGGCGGCCTGGCTCAAACGCGGGCAACTGACCAAACCGGCGCAGTTATTTGCGGATTATTGTCGGGAGCAGCTCACCGCGAAGGGCCGTCCATGA
- a CDS encoding sensor histidine kinase, which produces MRKGLSLKWVISGCLLLIIAVVLIIYNRLLPVYTMRGFLFTASAMMEEEAQYFARHYQRNPTSPLPDNYFVSSAIGKEALPKNIRDLLDTTPSMVFGAVQFFGDIDSDDEDDGTAILIHPLSDGKTLYIYETDHDHEEGGVIETPLSDAYLEHELSMISMIGLAVFIPALFIIALLVWWVVRPLGRLTQWSTTLESVGAAPNGRPHFIFREFNVLADSLAHSVQQVKAASLREERLLRYTSHELRTPLAVVKANVELLAVQSGGELPPPLQRIERSVLNMQRIAETLLWMSRESPQALPEEALDMRQLLSELIQEHRYLIGKRDIELILHISDEPCRLPLTACRIVVGNFLRNALQYADDGSVEITFEHLQLRIVNRIRDTRQNQESADFGYGLGLELMRQLCAKLGWHIEVVPEKNRFTVTLKFSAQAPQQLPEAKDA; this is translated from the coding sequence ATGCGCAAAGGCCTGAGCCTGAAGTGGGTGATCAGTGGCTGTCTGCTGTTGATCATTGCCGTGGTGCTGATCATCTACAACCGGCTGCTACCGGTTTACACCATGCGCGGGTTTCTGTTTACCGCCAGCGCCATGATGGAAGAGGAAGCGCAATACTTCGCCCGGCATTACCAGCGGAACCCGACGAGCCCGCTGCCCGATAATTACTTCGTCAGCAGTGCTATCGGCAAAGAGGCGCTGCCGAAAAACATCCGCGACCTGCTCGACACCACGCCGAGCATGGTGTTCGGGGCCGTGCAGTTCTTCGGTGACATCGACTCCGACGACGAAGATGACGGCACGGCCATCCTGATCCACCCGTTGAGCGACGGTAAGACGCTGTATATCTACGAAACCGATCACGACCATGAAGAAGGCGGCGTGATCGAGACGCCGTTGTCCGATGCCTATCTGGAACATGAGTTGTCGATGATCAGCATGATCGGTCTGGCGGTGTTTATTCCCGCGCTGTTCATTATCGCCCTGCTGGTGTGGTGGGTGGTCCGGCCGCTCGGTCGGCTGACGCAATGGTCGACCACCCTGGAAAGCGTCGGCGCGGCGCCCAATGGCCGACCGCATTTCATCTTTCGCGAATTCAATGTGCTGGCCGATTCGCTGGCCCACAGCGTGCAACAGGTCAAAGCCGCGAGCCTGCGTGAAGAGCGCCTGCTGCGCTACACCAGCCATGAACTGCGTACGCCGCTGGCGGTGGTCAAGGCCAACGTCGAATTGCTCGCCGTGCAGTCCGGCGGCGAACTGCCGCCGCCCTTGCAGCGGATCGAGCGTTCGGTGCTGAACATGCAGCGGATTGCCGAAACCTTGTTGTGGATGAGCCGCGAGAGCCCGCAAGCGCTGCCGGAAGAAGCGCTCGACATGCGCCAGTTACTCAGTGAACTGATCCAGGAACACCGCTACCTGATCGGCAAACGAGACATCGAACTGATCCTGCATATCAGCGACGAGCCGTGTCGGCTACCCCTGACTGCGTGCCGCATCGTTGTTGGTAACTTTCTGCGCAACGCCCTGCAATACGCCGACGATGGCAGCGTCGAAATCACCTTCGAACACCTGCAACTGCGCATCGTCAACCGGATACGCGACACCCGGCAGAATCAGGAGTCTGCCGATTTCGGCTACGGCCTCGGGCTCGAACTGATGCGCCAGCTCTGCGCAAAACTGGGCTGGCACATCGAGGTCGTGCCCGAAAAGAATCGCTTCACGGTCACCCTGAAATTTTCAGCTCAGGCACCGCAACAACTCCCGGAAGCGAAGGACGCCTGA
- a CDS encoding ABC transporter substrate-binding protein, which yields MIKSLLTRFAQPLAITAIAAGVATSAQAGTLSIGHTTWVGYGTLYLAQDLGYFKENGLTVELPVVEEASMYMAAQASGQLSGSASTIDEVLKYRPQFCFKAVAALDDSHGGDGVLVGKDVKSLQELKGKAVAVNEGSTSQFWLSYLLKKNGMKMSDITVQNMTADDAATAFIAGRVPAAVTWEPHLSMVRDKKQGKVLIDSSTTPGVIVDVVALNCSVIEKQPEDVKALVAGLYKAVKYTQEHPDEAYAIMAKGVGGYLADPKELAAAAKGVRFYDQAMSEKLLGSPGKPGDSAALIKLANETASELQGKRYNVSHDELVDNRFVSPL from the coding sequence ATGATCAAGTCCTTGCTAACCCGTTTCGCTCAACCCCTCGCGATCACCGCCATCGCTGCCGGGGTCGCCACCAGCGCCCAGGCCGGCACCCTGTCCATCGGCCACACCACGTGGGTCGGTTACGGCACCCTCTACCTCGCCCAGGACCTGGGCTACTTCAAGGAGAACGGCCTGACCGTCGAATTGCCGGTGGTGGAAGAAGCCTCGATGTACATGGCCGCCCAGGCCTCGGGTCAGTTGTCCGGCTCGGCCTCGACCATCGATGAGGTGCTCAAGTATCGCCCGCAGTTCTGTTTCAAAGCGGTAGCGGCTCTGGATGACAGCCATGGTGGCGACGGTGTGTTGGTGGGCAAGGACGTCAAGAGCCTGCAAGAGCTCAAAGGCAAAGCGGTCGCGGTGAACGAAGGTTCGACTTCGCAGTTCTGGCTCTCGTACCTGCTGAAAAAGAACGGCATGAAAATGAGCGACATCACCGTGCAGAACATGACCGCCGACGATGCCGCCACCGCGTTCATCGCCGGTCGTGTGCCGGCCGCCGTGACCTGGGAACCCCATCTGTCGATGGTCCGTGACAAGAAACAAGGCAAAGTGCTGATCGACAGCAGCACCACCCCCGGCGTGATCGTCGACGTGGTGGCGCTCAACTGCTCGGTCATCGAGAAGCAACCGGAAGACGTCAAAGCGTTGGTCGCCGGTTTGTACAAAGCGGTGAAATACACCCAGGAACATCCGGACGAGGCTTACGCGATCATGGCCAAAGGCGTCGGCGGTTACCTTGCCGATCCGAAGGAACTGGCCGCTGCCGCCAAAGGCGTGCGCTTCTACGATCAGGCCATGAGCGAAAAGCTCCTCGGCTCACCGGGCAAACCGGGTGACAGCGCAGCGCTGATCAAACTCGCCAACGAAACCGCCAGCGAACTGCAAGGCAAACGGTATAACGTCAGCCACGATGAACTGGTCGACAACCGTTTCGTCAGCCCGCTGTAG
- a CDS encoding aldehyde dehydrogenase, producing the protein MFELEYWQGQAAALQFRTLALIDGKQQPAQSRQTFAAINPATGAVLAEVAACGNEDVDAAVISARQAFESGVWSARSPSERKQVLLRLAELIMANREELALLDSLNMGKPVMDAYTIDVPGAAGVFRWYAESLDKLYDQIAPSAQNVLATITREALGVVAAVVPWNFPLDMAAWKLAPALAAGNSVILKPAEQSPFSALRLGELALEAGVPAGVLNVLPGLGEQAGKALGLHPDIDCLVFTGSTEVGKYFMQYSAQSNLKQVWLECGGKSANLVFADCQDLDLAAQKAAFGIFFNQGEVCSANSRLLVERSIHDEFVERLKVQVERWQPGDPLDPSSTAGAIVDRRQTARIMKFIQQAERQGAKRVCGGQRSIFNGSDNFIQPTIFTGVSPDMPLFRDEVFGPVLAVTAFDDEAHALQLANDSVYGLAASLWTDDLNRAHRVARQLRAGTVSVNSVDALDVTVPFGGGKQSGFGRDLSLHSFDKYTQLKTTWFQLR; encoded by the coding sequence GTGTTCGAGCTTGAATATTGGCAAGGCCAGGCCGCCGCGCTGCAGTTTCGTACGTTGGCGTTGATTGATGGCAAACAACAGCCGGCGCAATCCAGGCAGACCTTTGCCGCGATCAACCCGGCCACTGGCGCAGTTCTGGCCGAGGTGGCCGCGTGCGGCAATGAAGACGTCGATGCGGCGGTGATCAGTGCGCGACAGGCGTTTGAGTCTGGCGTCTGGTCGGCGCGTTCGCCCAGCGAGCGCAAACAGGTGCTGCTGCGTTTGGCCGAGCTGATCATGGCCAACCGCGAAGAGCTGGCGCTGCTCGACTCGCTGAACATGGGCAAACCGGTGATGGACGCCTACACCATCGATGTGCCGGGCGCCGCCGGGGTGTTTCGCTGGTACGCCGAAAGCCTCGACAAACTCTACGACCAGATCGCCCCGAGTGCGCAGAACGTGCTGGCGACCATCACCCGTGAAGCCCTCGGCGTGGTGGCTGCCGTGGTGCCGTGGAACTTCCCGTTGGACATGGCCGCGTGGAAACTGGCACCCGCGCTGGCCGCCGGCAATTCGGTGATCCTCAAACCGGCTGAGCAATCGCCGTTCTCCGCCTTGCGGCTGGGCGAGCTGGCGCTGGAAGCGGGTGTGCCGGCAGGCGTGCTGAACGTGCTGCCGGGCCTCGGTGAGCAAGCCGGCAAGGCCTTGGGTTTGCACCCGGATATCGATTGTCTGGTGTTCACCGGCTCGACCGAAGTCGGCAAATACTTCATGCAGTACTCGGCGCAGTCGAACCTCAAACAGGTGTGGCTGGAGTGCGGCGGCAAGAGCGCCAATCTGGTATTCGCCGATTGTCAGGACCTCGACCTGGCGGCGCAGAAAGCCGCGTTCGGGATCTTCTTCAATCAAGGCGAAGTCTGCTCGGCCAACTCGCGGTTGTTGGTGGAGCGCTCGATCCATGACGAGTTTGTCGAGCGCCTCAAGGTTCAGGTCGAGCGCTGGCAACCGGGTGACCCGCTGGACCCGTCGAGCACCGCCGGGGCGATTGTCGACCGACGTCAGACGGCACGAATCATGAAGTTCATCCAGCAGGCTGAACGCCAGGGCGCGAAGCGCGTGTGCGGCGGTCAGCGGTCTATTTTCAACGGCTCGGACAACTTCATTCAGCCGACGATTTTCACTGGCGTGAGTCCGGACATGCCGTTGTTTCGCGACGAAGTGTTCGGCCCGGTGTTGGCGGTCACCGCGTTCGATGATGAGGCCCACGCGCTACAACTGGCCAATGACAGCGTCTATGGTTTAGCCGCATCGCTGTGGACCGACGACCTCAATCGCGCCCACCGCGTGGCGCGGCAATTGCGCGCCGGGACGGTGTCGGTCAACAGTGTCGATGCGCTCGACGTCACGGTGCCTTTTGGCGGCGGCAAGCAGTCCGGTTTTGGCCGCGACCTGTCGCTGCACTCATTTGATAAATACACCCAGTTGAAAACCACCTGGTTTCAGCTGCGCTGA
- a CDS encoding aspartate aminotransferase family protein: protein MTTPRETRDYQAADAAHHIHAFVDQKALNDEGPRVMVRGDRLHVWDNDGRRYLDGMSGLWCTNLGYGRKDLAAAASQQLEQLPYYNLFFHTTHPQVIELSELLFSLLPGHYSHAIYTNSGSEANEVLIRTVRRYWTILGKPEKKVMIGRWNGYHGSTLAAAALGGMKFMHEMGGMIPDIAHIDEPYFFAHEGNLTPAEFGLRAAQQLEEKILELGADKVAGFIAEPFQGAGGMIFPPESYWPEIQRICRKYDVLLCADEVIGGFGRTGEWFAHEHFGFEPDTLSIAKGLTSGYIPMGGLILSKKMAQVLVEQGGVFAHGLTYSGHPVAAAVAIANLKALRDEGVVTRVKDDIGPYLQKCLREVFGNHPLVGDIQGVGMVAALQLAEDKTSRKRFANENDIAWRCRTLGFEEGVIIRSTLGRMIMAPALIATREEVDELVGKTLRALDRTAQEYGRL from the coding sequence ATGACTACCCCACGTGAAACCCGCGACTACCAGGCCGCCGATGCTGCGCACCACATCCACGCGTTCGTCGATCAGAAAGCCCTCAACGACGAAGGGCCACGGGTGATGGTCCGTGGCGACCGCCTGCATGTGTGGGACAACGACGGTCGGCGTTATCTGGATGGCATGTCCGGGCTGTGGTGCACCAACCTGGGTTACGGGCGCAAGGACCTGGCCGCCGCGGCGAGCCAGCAACTGGAGCAGTTGCCGTACTACAACCTGTTTTTCCACACCACCCACCCGCAGGTGATCGAGCTCTCCGAGCTGCTGTTCAGTCTGCTGCCGGGGCACTACAGCCACGCGATCTACACCAACTCCGGCTCCGAGGCCAACGAGGTGCTGATCCGCACGGTACGACGTTACTGGACGATCCTCGGCAAGCCCGAGAAGAAAGTCATGATCGGTCGTTGGAACGGTTACCACGGCTCGACCCTGGCCGCCGCGGCGCTGGGCGGGATGAAGTTCATGCACGAAATGGGCGGGATGATTCCGGACATCGCGCACATCGACGAGCCGTACTTTTTCGCCCACGAAGGCAACCTCACGCCGGCCGAGTTTGGTCTGCGGGCGGCACAGCAACTTGAAGAGAAGATTCTTGAGCTGGGAGCCGACAAGGTCGCCGGGTTCATCGCTGAACCGTTCCAGGGCGCTGGCGGGATGATTTTTCCACCAGAGAGTTACTGGCCGGAGATTCAGCGGATCTGCCGCAAGTACGATGTGCTGCTGTGCGCCGATGAAGTGATCGGCGGCTTCGGTCGCACCGGTGAATGGTTTGCCCACGAGCACTTCGGTTTCGAGCCTGACACCTTGTCCATCGCCAAGGGCCTGACTTCGGGCTACATCCCCATGGGCGGGCTGATTCTGTCGAAAAAAATGGCCCAGGTTTTAGTGGAGCAGGGCGGGGTGTTCGCCCACGGCCTGACCTATTCCGGGCACCCGGTGGCGGCAGCGGTGGCGATTGCCAACCTCAAGGCCTTGCGCGATGAAGGCGTGGTCACACGGGTCAAGGATGATATCGGACCGTACCTGCAAAAGTGCCTGCGCGAAGTGTTCGGCAATCACCCGTTGGTCGGTGATATTCAGGGCGTGGGCATGGTCGCGGCGTTGCAGTTGGCCGAGGACAAAACCAGCCGTAAACGCTTTGCCAACGAGAACGACATCGCCTGGCGCTGCCGCACCTTGGGCTTCGAAGAAGGGGTGATCATTCGCTCGACGCTGGGCCGGATGATCATGGCCCCGGCGTTGATTGCCACGCGTGAAGAAGTGGATGAACTGGTCGGCAAAACCTTGCGTGCGCTGGATCGTACGGCGCAGGAATACGGCCGGCTCTGA
- a CDS encoding LuxR C-terminal-related transcriptional regulator — MTDLFRIPRPSSAAIPVLEGRFYRPPLPDGYVLRPRLCERLSAGLQGRLLLVSAPAGFGKSSLAVEFCQNLPAHWQSLWLGLSPRDNDPGRFLERLLEGLQNYFPPLGRQALGLLKMRQRHQPFAFEEWLDGLLDELATYLSPSTPLLLVLDDYHLAQGPVLDRCLQFFLNHLPDGLLVLVTSRQRPDWHLARLRLSRQLLELSEQELRLTHDESLALLDRHSSSLRGEALESLIQRSEGWVAGLRFWLLAASEARNGGALPQPLHGGEGLIRDYLLEEVIDCLPAEVQLFLYDTAPQERFCSELCDAVREAHDSAEILRFLLSHQVFLVPLDEHGHWYRYHHLFSDLLRSRPIANAMVPAASLHLRACRWFNAQGLLDEAVEQALRAGHLDVAANLVQNLSEEQLLAEQNVGMLLRWKMDLPDSLLISTPRLIVLYSWALGLACQLDAAEELANHLSRFLPAPSATAQKSMLAQWLALSGIIARGRGQRELTLLYCTEALESLPHKRYGQRLMCLSTLSNLAIADADLWRARGLNRESLELAQRVGNPLFEALAHYDRARVLQARGEILRSLDEVHQGQQRLQGLSPQRLYAVRARLTLYEGFLLTLRVQPEAGLARLRTGLNEARACRDISVLIGHCVIAKLEGSNGEFARAFAELAEAERLMHIWDVPPIYYLAMITLVKCELWLAQGRTDLAEAWLARLGQTYNGEQAAAPPEFHPQMPLHIELQQALLESIQGQPMLAEGRLNALLGHGQKTGRQMLSVMALSQKVALLLNNGREPEACLALGQAFEAAAGGVLQPFEWLLRERPDWLREQLAQCPAGALRESLIERLPQAAAREMVEPQHAGETLSAREQAVLQLIAQGCSNQEISDQLFISLHTVKTHASHINSKLGVERRTQAVARAKELGLLA, encoded by the coding sequence ATGACTGACCTGTTCCGAATCCCAAGGCCCTCCAGCGCGGCGATACCTGTGCTGGAGGGGCGCTTTTACCGGCCACCCTTGCCCGACGGCTATGTGCTGCGGCCTCGCCTGTGCGAGCGGCTGAGTGCCGGGTTGCAAGGGCGATTGCTGCTGGTCAGCGCGCCGGCGGGGTTCGGTAAAAGCTCATTGGCGGTGGAGTTCTGTCAGAACCTGCCGGCGCATTGGCAAAGCCTCTGGCTGGGGTTGAGTCCGCGCGACAACGATCCCGGGCGCTTCCTCGAACGGCTGCTTGAAGGCCTGCAAAACTATTTTCCACCGCTGGGCAGGCAGGCCCTTGGCCTGCTGAAAATGCGTCAACGCCATCAACCGTTCGCCTTCGAAGAATGGCTGGACGGGCTGCTCGATGAGCTGGCCACTTACCTGTCACCGAGCACGCCGCTGCTGCTGGTTCTGGATGACTACCATCTGGCCCAGGGCCCGGTGCTCGATCGCTGCCTGCAATTTTTCCTCAATCATTTGCCCGATGGCCTGCTGGTGCTGGTGACCAGTCGCCAGCGTCCCGACTGGCACCTGGCGCGTTTGCGCCTGTCGCGGCAATTGCTTGAGCTGAGCGAACAGGAGCTGCGCCTGACCCATGACGAATCCCTGGCCCTGCTTGATCGACACAGCAGTTCATTGCGCGGCGAGGCGCTGGAAAGTCTGATCCAGCGCAGCGAAGGCTGGGTCGCGGGGCTGCGTTTCTGGTTGCTGGCCGCCTCTGAAGCGCGCAATGGCGGCGCGTTGCCGCAGCCGCTGCACGGTGGCGAAGGCTTGATACGCGACTACCTGCTTGAAGAAGTCATCGATTGCCTGCCCGCCGAGGTGCAGTTATTTCTGTACGACACCGCACCGCAAGAGCGCTTTTGCAGCGAACTCTGCGATGCGGTGCGCGAGGCCCATGACAGCGCCGAGATCCTGCGCTTTCTGCTGTCCCATCAAGTGTTCCTGGTGCCGCTCGACGAGCATGGGCATTGGTACCGTTATCACCATCTGTTTTCTGATTTGTTACGCAGTCGGCCGATCGCTAATGCCATGGTGCCCGCCGCCAGCCTGCACCTGCGCGCCTGCCGCTGGTTCAACGCCCAGGGTTTGCTCGATGAAGCGGTGGAGCAGGCATTGCGCGCCGGGCACCTGGATGTAGCGGCGAACCTGGTGCAGAACCTTTCCGAAGAACAGCTGCTGGCCGAACAGAACGTCGGCATGCTGCTGCGCTGGAAAATGGACTTGCCTGACAGCCTGCTGATCAGCACCCCGCGGCTGATTGTGCTGTACAGCTGGGCGCTGGGTCTGGCCTGCCAACTCGATGCGGCTGAAGAGTTGGCCAACCACTTGAGTCGCTTCCTGCCGGCACCGTCGGCCACCGCGCAGAAATCCATGTTGGCGCAGTGGCTGGCACTCAGCGGGATCATCGCCCGTGGTCGCGGCCAGCGCGAATTGACGCTGCTGTATTGCACCGAAGCGCTGGAGAGCCTGCCGCACAAGCGCTACGGGCAGCGCTTGATGTGCCTGTCGACCTTGTCCAACCTGGCGATCGCCGACGCGGATCTGTGGCGCGCCCGGGGGTTGAACCGTGAGTCGCTGGAGCTGGCGCAACGGGTCGGTAATCCGCTGTTCGAGGCGCTGGCCCATTACGACCGGGCACGGGTGCTGCAAGCGCGCGGGGAAATTCTCCGTTCGCTGGACGAAGTGCATCAGGGCCAGCAACGTTTGCAGGGCTTATCGCCGCAGCGGCTGTACGCGGTTCGCGCACGCCTGACTTTGTATGAAGGTTTTCTGCTGACCCTGCGTGTGCAGCCCGAGGCCGGGCTGGCGCGTTTGCGGACGGGGTTGAACGAAGCGCGGGCCTGTCGCGATATCAGCGTGCTGATCGGTCATTGTGTGATCGCCAAGCTTGAAGGCAGCAACGGCGAGTTCGCCCGGGCGTTTGCCGAACTGGCCGAGGCCGAACGGCTGATGCACATCTGGGACGTGCCGCCGATTTACTACCTGGCGATGATTACGCTGGTGAAATGCGAGCTTTGGCTGGCTCAGGGCCGCACCGATCTGGCCGAAGCCTGGCTGGCGCGACTCGGCCAGACCTACAACGGCGAGCAAGCTGCGGCGCCGCCGGAGTTTCATCCGCAAATGCCGCTGCACATCGAATTGCAACAAGCGCTGCTGGAGTCCATTCAAGGGCAGCCGATGCTGGCCGAAGGACGTTTGAACGCACTGCTGGGACATGGGCAGAAGACCGGAAGGCAGATGCTCAGCGTGATGGCATTGAGTCAGAAGGTGGCGCTGCTGCTGAACAATGGCCGTGAACCCGAAGCGTGCCTGGCCTTGGGGCAGGCCTTCGAGGCCGCGGCCGGAGGCGTCCTGCAACCCTTCGAATGGTTACTGCGCGAACGCCCGGACTGGCTGCGTGAGCAACTGGCGCAGTGTCCGGCCGGTGCACTGCGTGAGAGCCTGATCGAACGCTTGCCCCAAGCCGCTGCCCGCGAGATGGTTGAGCCGCAGCACGCCGGTGAAACGCTCAGCGCCCGCGAACAGGCCGTACTGCAATTGATCGCCCAAGGCTGCTCGAACCAGGAAATCAGCGATCAGCTGTTTATCTCGCTGCACACCGTCAAGACCCACGCCAGCCACATCAACAGCAAGCTCGGTGTCGAACGCCGCACTCAGGCCGTGGCCCGGGCCAAGGAGTTGGGGTTGTTGGCGTAA
- a CDS encoding ABC transporter ATP-binding protein codes for MGSVTAANHRFAAPTVAPVHAAPRLQVDKVSLRYQKPDGGIFTALEKVSFDVPDQQFAVLVGPSGCGKSSLLYLTAGLAEPTEGEIYVGGQHVEGPGADRGMVFQSYTLFPWLTVRQNVEFGLKRRGMPAAQRKEIVDYYVNEVGLTGFADNYAKQLSGGMMQRVAIARALANDPQILLMDEPFGALDSQTRLQMQQLLLRVWGNSKKTVLFVTHDIDEAILLGDRVYVMGARPGRIKQILDVPIERPRTLDMVMERSFIEMKREIFGLLHDELEEAH; via the coding sequence ATGGGCTCAGTAACCGCCGCCAATCATCGCTTCGCCGCACCCACTGTAGCGCCGGTGCATGCCGCCCCACGGTTGCAAGTGGACAAGGTCAGCCTGCGTTACCAAAAGCCTGACGGCGGGATCTTCACCGCACTGGAAAAGGTCTCGTTCGACGTGCCGGACCAGCAGTTCGCCGTGCTGGTCGGGCCTTCGGGCTGCGGCAAATCCAGCCTGCTGTACCTGACGGCGGGCCTGGCCGAACCTACGGAAGGGGAAATCTACGTCGGCGGCCAGCACGTTGAAGGCCCCGGCGCGGATCGCGGCATGGTCTTTCAGAGCTACACGCTGTTCCCCTGGCTGACCGTGCGGCAAAACGTCGAGTTCGGCCTCAAGCGTCGCGGCATGCCGGCGGCCCAGCGCAAGGAAATCGTCGACTACTACGTCAATGAAGTCGGCCTGACCGGCTTCGCCGACAACTACGCCAAGCAACTCTCCGGCGGCATGATGCAGCGCGTGGCCATCGCCCGCGCCTTGGCCAACGACCCGCAAATCCTGCTGATGGACGAACCCTTCGGCGCCCTCGACAGCCAGACCCGCCTGCAAATGCAGCAACTGCTGCTAAGGGTCTGGGGCAACAGCAAGAAGACCGTGCTGTTCGTCACCCACGACATCGACGAAGCGATCCTGCTCGGTGACCGGGTCTACGTCATGGGCGCGAGACCTGGGCGGATCAAACAGATTCTCGACGTGCCGATCGAGCGCCCACGGACTTTGGATATGGTCATGGAACGCTCGTTCATCGAGATGAAGCGCGAGATCTTCGGGTTGCTGCACGATGAGTTGGAGGAGGCGCACTGA